The DNA sequence AAATAACACTTAAGAAAAAGTACATAAATATTGCATCTGCAGTTTCTAGGAAGTtactgtcaaaataaatgtagtggagtaaaaactacagtatttccctctgaattgtagtggAAGTATAAAAGCAGAAGTATAAAATAGCATGAAATGGTATCTCAAATTGGTTAAATTCCACCACTGGCTTTATTGATATTGACACATCTctgaaaatcaaataaattgTATATTTGGAGATCAAAATGCAGCTGAAAAAAGGcaatctgttttatttgtttctcaAAAATGTGCAACAGCTTCTTTCTGAAAAGGTTGTTTATGCTCATCTGGCTCTGAGCCCTCCACTGTGCATTCCACAGAAGGCCCATTGAAGTGAGCTGATCCAAGATCTGTGATAAAACTTAACCAAGTCAAAACAAAAGCTCTCTGGATAACTGCAGTGATTCAAACAGGGCTTTGAAGGCACCTCCTTGCTGCAGAGAGCGACACAGCCCTCTGAGCTTAAATAGAGTGGAGAGTGAGGGGAGAGCCAAACTGCCATGAGCTGCATGACAGCCACAGGAGCCGTGGCTTCAGGTTTCCTCATCTGGAAAAGGCACTGTAGCAGACCATGGCCGAGGGGGGAACAGGAGAGGGGATTATGTATATATACTATCTTGTCAGACTTAAAGCACAGACCTTCCTGTAAAAGCAGCtatgattttacacaaataTCACAGGTTTGTGAAGACAactgacattaaaaacaattattttgctGTTACAGTGAAATGTCCATACttaaatggattttttttgcagttatcCAAGCTAAACACATGTCTTATCACAAATCTAAAATCCGCTGTCATTTAGGTATCTGCACGTGTAGGGGACTGTTGATCTCCTATATCTCTGTTCGCTATCTCTGTTATGGTCACTTTGTTTGGGTTCCTTGTCTGATGACCTGCAAGCTCCTCCCTTAAGGGGGGTAGCCCGTCACTGAAGCTGGACTTAAGCAgcttagcaaacagttgcttaattacacatccagcagttacaggGTAAcgttatcattcatttggagtcatgtttctggccacctggaATGTAGGTCCAGTATATACTCCCTCTTGATGTCTGTAGGGAAATGTCTACCTCTTTAgcttttaaatgtgtctttgtgtctgtctgccgtttggtgctgagcagatAGTACACAGTGAGTTTATTTACGGcttgtttgctgaaaacagctgcgaGAGTGAtcagagtgaaccaaaacagttgcGATGAGGGCCGGGCAGTAGGTCTGTAGGTTCATAACTATGAGTGACGCCTCTCACATTAgtcatttgatacattattataaaaaatgCCGATTATAGACACTTGAATATCACACAGAAATATCAGTGAAATGTACTTTAGTGTGAAAAGTAAATGTTCTTATTATCCAAATGTCCACTTTTAGTGTTCACTAATATGTATTAAATCACTGGATTATTTCTACTAATGTATTAGCATATACGCAGCATTTTACAAAATTACATATAAAAAGCAGACAAAACAATATCAAATCACATGTAAGATGATGCTGCATAAATGAAAGGAAACCTATTAAAAAACCATGACAGATCAGATAGTCTTAAAAGCTAATACCAAGGATGCAATACATTGTATTCAgcatatatgtttttaaatgcaaatctTAAGTGACCAATCTGGAATAAGGTGGAGTTGCAGGACAAGTACTTATGTACATAATGTAAATTAATGTACTTTTCTGCCATTGAAGCTCAGTTTTATCTCCTCTGAATTTGATAAGATTTGTACAAACAGCAGTTTGGATGACAAAGCACTTATTTGTTCTTATTTATGATTAGGCTTCCCAGTTGAAAAACACAAGTCCATGTGAGGAGCTCATTagatgattttaaaaagtaacattCATACAAAGCTCTTGTCTTTAGTTCGACCCGGCCGCCACAGTGTGAACTCACTCAACAACACCGAGCGTGGTAAGTGTGAGATTCGAGCTGAACTGCAGCCACAACTGCACAGCTGATGTATATGTGCACTGCGACCAGCGCTGTAGGGTCTTTGTAACTTGGGACACCTTAAACTACGGAGCTTTAATACGCCGTGCTTGTACACGACATCCAGGCCCAGTTTAACTAGAGTAATTGTAACATTCAGTCTTGACCTTTGGCCCAGTTTCACATTCTCAGCCTTTGTTTCTCTGCTCCCTCTTGACAAGTTTTAACAAGCAGAGGGTTCCTGATCCTTTGAATTGTGCGGCTACAAGCTGATTATTTTTGACAACAGCCTGGAGGGAGGTCTGCGAGTCATGATGATCACTGTGTTCCTGACTGATGTTTCATCTCTGTGCTTGGTGCCTCACTtcctttggggaaaaaaacgaGGCACTGAAATTCCTCGTCGCCAGTAAAAGTCTGTCTGCTGCGACTGTAAATCTTTATCATCTTCAAAGTGAACAGTCACattgtctttttaatgttttagacACTTTGGAGAATGATAAATTATCCATGAAGTTCAGCACGCTCGCCCGGCTGTCTGTCCATCTCCTCCAGGCTCCAGCTTTGTAATCTGTTTGTGATGCACCCATTTGAAAAGTTGTTTTGTAGTTGGTGGGTACTGAAAAGAGACACAAGGAGGAGCCCCACACATCAGGCAGGTACACAGTCTCCTCCTCCCGCAAATGTACTtagcagctgttttctgtggaagTCACTGGAGAGAGGCTGCATGGAAAAAGGAGTTGAGCCAGCTGGGTGGAGAGCTGTGGGAGGATTTTTTTCcacgtctgtctgtctgaaagaGACCGGCTGATTTTTCTCAGCGAGCTATTCCATTTTGAAGTACGCAGACTATCGCATGCAATGGCAAGCTGCAATGTTTTCAAATGAAAGGAGGCCAATAAAAAGTGTGTTCATACTTGTTGTTGCTCACCAGACATCACACAaacattattctttcttttacaCCATCtcgggggttgggggggggggttgtgttGATGGAAAGGTGCATAGCTCATCACTGCTGCACACCTCGCTGGTCCATTTCTATCAGTTGAACCAACACTTGGAAAATGTCGAAACACGTGTCTGAAAATAAAGTGTCTTTTGTGAATTcatcttaaaacatacttttaaatagagcctttcctgattttagtttacttaaatttttattaaaatgttttcttgttttatctgttttatctTAAAAccatgtatgttttattttcctgctgTGTGAAAACATGCTGTAAGATGGATTTTGAAAAGACtataacaattattattattattattatgatgatgaATTTTGAATcatgtaaaataatacaaatacataaatacaactgGCATTGAGATTGATTTATGCAGCATAGAGTGGATGTGCATTACAAAGAGAACATGCAGGTTCACACAAGTTCTTTAATGCGAAGGAGAAATAAATTAGTGTCACAACTTGCTATGATAAGGAACagttctgttttcttgtttcttgtttgtttaacagAGCAGCTACAGGACAGTAAAAAGAATCACTGTTGGGTGGAAAAGCTTCATGTTGGTACACTGCAGACGCAGCTTATTTCTTGTCAGACAAGCATAAATCtaaaaagaaaccagaaaatgcTGTCCGTATGTAAATCGCCGCTAAGATGAAATGACATTTCTTCCATGTCCTCTTTCTGATTTTAGAGCGTTATTATTGGGACTCCAAGCTGCGCATTCCCACAGCTGACTACCAGGAAGTCCTCCATGACGATAAGGCCACGCTGGCCTGGCTCTTGGCCCTGCGTCGCGTTGGCATCGTCTACCTGAAGGGGGCTCCGGTAGAGCAAGGCCAAGTGGCCAGACTGGCTGAGAGGATTGGCTATCTCAGGCTGACATTCTACGGGTAAGACTCCGTGACGCTCATCCATTTTGCTGTAGTCATCCGCAGCCAAGCCACTGTTTAATAATCTGACTCCCCACTAAACCTTGAACTGCTGAATTTTCCACTGATCATATTTTAACTGGAGCACAGCCCAGAGAGTGTTATTAgcaaaaattaaatacaaaagatCTTTATTTACATCTTTTTTTGAGGGAATCAGGGAAAAAAAGCGGCTAGATATATGGATGAAAGAAGTTCATAGATTCTAACTTTCAGCATTAATGTTTAGGAAAATGTGTACACCAGTCAATTATCTGTAGCTTTGATTCATTTTGGTTCCATGGAGAAGCTTAGAGAGTGTCTGTGGCCCTTTCATCACGCCATAGTTCATCACTTTGACTTACTGCAGTGCTGATTACTTCAGGACAGAGACGAGGAAAACAACCTTAAAGCATTCCAGCTTTTTTAAGCTAGAGGAATTACCTGGTGCACTCAGTCAGAACAGAGTTTTGGAGCGTTAAAGCTTTTCCACTGCCAGCGGATGAGCTCATACTGCTGGAAGTAAAGACTCTGCAGACTAAAGCTGAAGGCCTGCCATCAGAGAAACTAGACTGTTTTACGAGTCGGGCATCCAAACGAGGCATGCAAACAGAACATGGAAGATAACTTTACCTCATTAGTGCTAGAGTCCTGCTGCATCTCAATGAAGTATCTACTTCAGAGGCTACAGTCGAAGCATGCCTATGAAGCTGCCCAGTTTACCCGCAGGGATTCCTGCAAAGttcatctcatctcatccttttctccacACAGCCTAATTGTCGTCACTGATCTTCTAAAGCCAAAGTTAAATAATTATCGTGCAGTTattaatgaatgttttctttgtcCTCAGGCACACATGGCAGGTCCAGGATAAATACATGGCAAACAATGTGGCCTACACTTCAGGAAAGCTCAGTCTCCATACGGACTACCCTGCATTACACTTTGCACCTGGAGTAAGTAAAATCTGATTTGTATGGTCTATTTAGAGGATTAAACTGCACTTAGCAAATATGGTATCACTTATGAATTGATGTGCTCCCTTTATAAGTTTGTTTCAACTGCTGGCATTTGGCTTTTATGCTGTTAAGAGTTGTAAAATGAGCATTTGTGCGGCATGTGGTGTAGGTGCAGTTTCTGCACTGCATCAACCAGGCTGTGGAAGGAGGGGAAAGTGTGGTGGTGGACGGCTTCCACATGGctgagcagctgcagagagaAGACCCAGAGGCCTTTCGGGCACTCACCTCTCTCAGTGTGGACTTCACTGACACAGGGACGGACTACTGCGACTTCATGCTGCAGTCCAAGAAATGCATCATTGAGTAAGTGGAGATGGGCTTTCAGATCACCTGTTTTTATTCcaatacatacacatatttacTGTCTCTGTGTAAAGCAAAGAGACTGTGCAAAAAATCGAATGACAAGAGTTTCAAAAAATGATGCAGTGATACTCAGGAGTGAGAGTTTGTGTGATTTGAAATGGAACACTGCCATCTGCTGTTCAGAATTATGTCCATATATACTCAATATGGTCTCTAAAATCATTTGGAAAAGAGGGTCTTATAGCTGCATAATAATATTCATTGTGTTGGAACAACTACATTTGGGTCTAatgtgtccacatacttttcgCTATAGTAGTGTACCTGAAGCataataaaactatttaatttacaattgtgtaacaaagaaaaaagcaacaaataaTCAAACTGGAAAAGCCGGAAATGGATCGATTGATCAGTTgctgcaacaattttgataatcaattaatcattcaaGTTGTTTTTCCAATAAAAAAGTGTTAAACTCTCTTGATTGAGCATCTcagatgtgaatattttctggttgtCATTGTCTTATACGATATTAAACCAAATATCTTTGGATTgtgacatttgaagacatcatctCGGGTTTTGGGataatttttcacaattttctgaaactgtataccaaatccagaTTATACCGGATTATTCGATAATAaaacaatcattagttgcagccataCTATTGAATTTAAACAGTTATTCAATTATAAACATTGTCAATACAGTTTTTGTTGATCGTTTAATCagttaatcgattaattgttttagCGCTAAAACTCATCATTCATGTTAGCTTGACATTCATCTTTGTCCTTCCCCCTTCTCTCTGAGCAGTGTTAATGCAGAGGGAAGAGTTGTGAGAATAAACTACAACAATGCCACTAGAGACTCTGTGCTGGACCTCCCCTTACATCAGGTTCAGCCCTTCTACAGAGCACTGAAGGCCTATGTGGATATCATGAACCGACCACAGAACGTGGTCACCTACAGAATGGAGccaggtcagtgtgtgtgtcagtgtacgTCTACTTATATAACATAACAGGTATAAGAAAAATTATCTGTCTAATTATCTATCTAAGCCTCTTAATCATGatcacagttttaaaaaactTATTATACCTAAAAATTCTGATTCAGTGGATGAAAATAAGATGGAAGAAATGCTTTAAAAGAAAAGGATCCACTCTGCAGGATACTCAGGCTTCCAGTAAATGGAACATGAACTTGTACAGTGATGAACGACAACATCTTTGTTGTCATCAAGGTCACAATGACATCAGAGAGTCCATTGTCCTCTCTGTCACTTTAGACCAAATCAAATTACCCACGTCTGGTGTAACCCTCTCTAAATAATCACCGCTCTGCAAGGAGTCCGCAGCATGAAATGACAGAGATGGAGTAATGCTATTGTACGAGACATTACGGACCTCAGAGTGTAGCAGGATGGTGCCATTAGTAAGGAGATGGCGTTTCAACAGCAGCATCCAGGGTTCAAGCCTCCATGTTGGAAAGCATCCATCCTGATGACACGTCCTTCAGATTGTTTAAAGGGTTCAGTATGCTTCGAACAAACCTGTTTGTAGGTGTCAGCCAACCACGAGTGTTTGAACCTGTTTTTTCCCAAAAACCACACTCAAAGGGTTTGCAGGGGTGTCGTCTCTTTATCTTACAAAACATCAAAACGcaagcataaaaataaaaggaatttattaaaaaaactctGTGTCTATCTGCTTTAATGCAAGATGCAAAAGTTAGCATGTCTGGCAAACTAGCTTACTACCTACAGTAGTAACAGATTGTTACTTCCAAGGCCAagaagcatttaattaaattattttctgcGGTTACAGGTTACattaggggaaaaaaagctcTGCTCACAAATAACAGTGACTGAGTAGGAGCCCCTCCTGTTTTACACTCCAGCCAACAATAGATGCTTGAAACACGCAGCTTTAACTTCACTCTTTGAGCATGATATCATGCATGTGGCCACCAAATTCATATTTCAGCCTTTTACAAggttgtcattttaaaacaagtcagccggaaacattaaaaagtcaaCCAACTCATggtgctaacgttagcttaattACCTTGCTAGCTACAGCTATTAAAATCTGTCAGAGACAGTTGTCGTTTCAGTTGGCCACACTGACAGTTGCTTGATATAAATGAGAAGGCTGCTTCTACTTATGTCTGAGATCAAGGACCCATTTTTCCAAAAGGAAAAGAATTTCTGCTGTTTAATCTCCCATGTATCATTGTGAATTACATTTGTGCCATGCTAGAATGGAAACCGTGACAGGAATCTAAAACAAACCGTTTTATTTAAAGCATGAGGCCTTTGATCCATAACAACTGTTCTGCAGCTGACCCTGACCCCTGACCTCTCTGTGAAAGAGGCAGGGCCAATGACAAAATTAAATTCCTTACTGAGAGAAATGTAGGATCAAATGAAATATTCCCCAAACCCTTGTTtctgatctttgggtgttgttgTATTTCAGGCGACCTAGTGACCTTCGATAACTGGCGTCTGCTGCACGGGCGGAGGAGCTACATTAGCAGGCCAGACAGGCTGCGACACCTGGAGGGCGCCTACCTGGACTGGGACGAAGTCATGTCTCGCCTGCGGATACTCCGCAACTCAGTCCACGTTGACGTATGAGCTCCTGAAACACAGCCAAATTTAAATGCGTAGCTTTTCAGCTTTTGCAGAGAACTTAAATGATGTTTGGTGGCTTGAAATTACGAGTTGAGCTACATGTTGCTCTTAAAATGGTGAGATGACAGAAGGCAAAGTGCAAGGCTATTTCATTATCTGACCACAGGTCAAGAGTTAAATCTCTGAAGTAGAAAAGCACTAAACCACAAATGAAACAATTTGTTGACAGCAACTTTTCAAACATGTAACATAGTGCAACGCTACAATGCAAAGATTAAGAAAAACACCTTGCTTTCAAATGTAAAGGTGCTTTTGGATTAGTCATGGTGACTACTATTACAAGTTTTTATGAGCTTAAAtgtaagaggttttatacattgTCCTGGGTACTCCACATTATGAATACGATTTTGTGTAATTGTAACTTTGTAAGTTTTCTGAGCTAATTTATTATTCCTGGTTCTCAGGTTAAATATTTGGCTCAACTCACCTTGGCTTTTTCTGAAATCACTCCCTCTTTactataaaatgcacaaaatgtaCCCCGCCATTTTGTTTGATGATAACTCATCAGACATTACTATTTATTGCCCCTGACAGTAGATAGACAGTAAACTTTAACAGTAAAATTCAAGCACTTGCGAGGTACCTAAAcccagattttttttcctttaacatCACATCTGAATTATTAGTAGAGATTCActgattaaaattttattggccaattctgattgttttttttaagtctggTTAGGCTACTGAACAGAGCTTTTTTGTACAAATAtaattcaacaacaacaaaaaaacttcaATAGGTGCATCTCTAATTGTTACTTTAAATGCAATTGTGAAAAATTACGTTTACAGAATTCCCTTATACCCACAGCAATCAATGTATTGTCACTTTGTTTATTTCACCAGCCGTTTATATTAACTTTGACTATATGTTTTGATCACTGTTATTTAATGCTTGCTAATTTCCAGAGTAAGGAATCCTTACCTAGGACTTACCTAGCTATGAATCAATGTGGCTTATCTCAGAAgccaatttttatatttatataattatataagaCAACAAACAGGCATGTGATTGGTGTGACAAAAATGCAGGAGCATAGCCAGCGTGCAGCGTATGTGGTTGTggtcctcccccaagaaaatgtCATGATGTTTGACTGaaaatttcattttcacataattCTAGACAGCTATCATAAAGATATTTATTAGAAATAAATATGTGAAGTAGTTTTTCACATTCAGACATTAGGAAGGAAattatatatatgaaaatatgCTGACCTATGAAGTAAAACTAAGCGCGATGTCCTTAAGTAATCCTTCACATTTTTGTGAGTGATCCCACTGTGACATCTAAATACTGAGTGATGTTCAGAAATATTGAAGAATTCGGACATCAGTCAGTATTAATTATTGCTCCagtcctctgtcctcctccctctgctgctgagattcactgcctgcaggcaCTGCTGGCAGAGATAGGAGGGCaagtttgtctcagccagcagctacGTGTACCAGAATTTAATACGTTTTAAGATCCGTGgcaagctaagctaaacagttaaAGGCAGCTTTTGTTTTAGATTGTTCCAAACAATTCACTATTATCTTAACAAGCGAGCTGAGGTCGTAGAAACAACTGCTGACAAAGCAGGTGTCAATATTGTGTGTGCTAAGCCCTGCCCTCCGTTAAACATGCagaagagaggacagagaagctAGCGCGACCAATTCATGTGGGCGACATTTTCAGGTCAGAAAAATCCTGATATTGTGTATTTGAAACACCAGATTATGTTGAAAATCAAGGATTTTTCATGGAGTCAACTTAACTTTGAGGACATAACCATTAATATTGAGCATTTTCAAAAGTTTCAAGACTTTGTATGATCCCTGCTTTTGCTGTATATAGGGAGTAGGGAACGAGGGAGCGCTCTCAGAAACAGCCTAGATGTAAACTGTTTTAGAATACTGTAATCCTGTGCCTACAAAAAGGATGTGATGTCCTTGACTTTCCCTTCACTCTGTAGACTTGCAGTCTGAATTCAGAATTGCGGTGCAGTAGCTGTACTTGAAGTAGCAGTGTGATAGAAAGTGTAAAATGGAGGATCCGACTCTTTAAATTTACCATTGCAAAGACTTACGCTTCTGCTTAACCCTTGTAAGCATCTGGCCAAACAAAGTTTTGGTTTCTATCTGCTGAGCTTTTGAGATACAGTGTACCGTCGCTGTCACGTGTAATTATCTGACATGTGTTGTCACAAATCTGAAAACTGGCCTGTTTATCTTAGCTAATAAAAGGTTTTGGAGATACATGGAGGACAGCAACAGGACATTTTTGAAACTCCTGCTAGTGCCTGGATATGACCACTGTGGACAGACTTGTATGTGGTGCACAAAGGACTGAAAACAAACCACAGATCTCACTATGTAACTACTTTCTAGCAAAgaaattgtttgtttaaaaaaaaaaaaaaaaaaactgacagtAGCAATGTTGTTGTTCAGGTGTAATTTTGCAATATTTTGAGCACCATACATTCAACAAAGATTCATTTATGTCACCCCCACTGCATTGGGAGATGAGCAGAAGTTTCAGGTATCAATAATGTCCATGATCCAAAACTAACTGCATGGCTACAAGGGTTAAGTGATTAAAGACTTCAAATATCAGTAAACTAATCCTTCTGCTCTTCTTCGCTACGACCGTACCACTTTATATAACTCGTTTTTATGTAACTTAAAAAATGTCAGTCAATATGGACGTATTTCCATTTGCAAAAACCAACTCAGGTAAAGTCTGGTCAGGTGTTCAGATGTGCTTAAAAGTGATGGGTACGATTGATGGTTCAACCTCTGTGGCAGCTTAAGCCTTTGCTTTGGTCGACTTTGCATTTTGTGCCCtttttaatcatgtttttttcccccccctccttcctccAGTCTTAATACTTTAGTGCTTGTGCTGCTGTTCAATATGGACTCATACTATTAAGCTAACTTGcattttgcaaaaacaagttTCACTGAAATGTCACACTTGCTAAAATAAATCTCCAAAGCTCTACATTTCTTATCTTGGTGACAACTTTATTATATTGCCAAAGCTGTACATATTCTATAAATACTTTTTTCAAATACTGGAATACTTACACCTGGCATCTCATTTCATTTATTCCTCTCATTACAGCAGCTGGCTAGTACAATGACAGAGATGAGTTGTAACAATCCaacaaaagttatttttaatttaagcaGAAAGAGCTGTCCCAAACCAATTTTGGAGATGCTTCAGATCgagttctgttttatttacagacaTGTGGGGGTGTCATTCATTAGTGGAACAGCGTTTTCTGAATGTCCTACTAATCATTTTCATTAGCACAGTTTAATTACTGAAAATACAAGCATGTCAGAATCAAAAAAACATCTTCCAGTGATATAGCTGTACCGATATATATTGCTGATCTGGAGAAACTGTTCACCACATGAacgcacgtgcacacacacaaacccacacactcaCTGTGAAAGTTAATGGGCCAGCGATGGGACCAGATTCAACCCTTCTTTACTGTCACAGAACAGAAACAACATTAAGACTCGATCTCCTCGAGGAGCAGATGACGCCAGCTTCAACACACGGGTCGGATCAATCACAAGACGGAAAAATGCTGCTGTGAGTTTGAAGCTTTTGTACTTTTGTCACAACCTCATCTGTGATGTAAAAGCAGGTGTGGGGTAAACTGCATAACCGAAATGGCACTAGTGTCAGACATTGTAACTTACTCTTCTTCTCTTGTACCAGGAAACTGTAAAAGAAATTGCTAACCTGTTTTAAAGACTATACAACAAACAGAACATATAACTTATTCAAGCAATATTGGCAGAATGGGAGAATGTGGTGTTCGTATTCGTGTATTATTCTTTTACCGCTTTCTTTGTAGTCATGTCACCAGCTGCCTAACTTAGTTTCTTTTGTCGTATTAACTATTTGAAGTGGTTCATTCATGAGCAAACAGCTACAAGCCATTTATAGCTACTTTTTAAACTCGTTGAATTGACTTAATTGCCAGAGATGGAGGATTTGCAGCCATTTTGCCCCTAGTTTGTTGACATGCCAGAGCTGTGGGAAATTTCCAGTATCCCAGAACTCCTGACTTTACCTGACAATATTTGAAtgtggcaataaaaaaaaaaaaaaaaaatttaaaaaaagaattacaGCTACAGGTCAACAAACGTACAGCTGATGACAGGTCACTAAATGAGATCCTTTAcatggaatttaaaaaaattgctGGTGGTTTTAAGGACTAAGTAACAGCATCAACAACAGCGCTTCTGCACTCACACATTACTCGCTATAATGTAACGCACGGTTTTCGCCAGGTGGGTTTGGTTTCCATGTCATTCTATTTCGACACACTAACAGCACATACTGATTATGACAAATTGAAAAATAACATGTACCAACAGTATCGCAAACAATTTAGACTATAAGACACATTTAACATGGCTTGTAGTGGCTGAATTCTAATGGAAAAAAGTCTCTGCAACACTGAAAAGCTGTGACAAGATGACATTGAGGTTTACTGCAGCACCTGCctccacctgctgctgctgtttttaaccACCTGCTATGACATCACTGATTGGGGATTCGGACTGAGTGCAAAATGGTCCAAAGTTTGCACCCATAGAGAACaatacagctgctgtttttttgcCATGTGAATCGGAGTGGATTTaccttgttaaaaaaaaacaaaaaaaatacacagtcaTGGAAAACTGAAGTCATCATTCACTTCAATCAATATgtactataaaaaaaaagttctctCTCACATTCTTCACCCTGTGAACACCAGTTAACTTAAGAAAACCTGGCTCTGGCAATGGCTAACTACTTATTTAAGTATTGCACATCTAGCAAACCAACAATTTGTAACATCTTTTTTTCCAGAGAAATGTACAgtcaatatatgtatatatatatatatatatatatatatatatattaaataaatactatatatagaaatatatatatataatatttatttttcatcctCATAGTAACATGCAATTGATAACAGCAGACCACAGACGATAAATTTTACAGTAGAACTAGAACAGTAATTCAGCCTGGCGGGCTGACATAGGAGAACACATCTGAGAACACTCACATTATTTTAGGGTTCAAACACTTTTAAGAAGTGTTTACATGCGGTGCTCAGGTGCAATGTACAGTAGTATTTTCAGTATGGGACGTTCTGCACTCTGGA is a window from the Micropterus dolomieu isolate WLL.071019.BEF.003 ecotype Adirondacks linkage group LG20, ASM2129224v1, whole genome shotgun sequence genome containing:
- the bbox1 gene encoding gamma-butyrobetaine dioxygenase isoform X2, translated to MWLSTFARFTLPALQRSSAMACQALRVCRRPGQAAGPLPSYLTSMQLREQQTLGSASLPLACHSVRHVRTLDEERLMEVEWEDGGHSLYPFTWLRDNCQCPLCTLESAQARKLLMSDLDIHTGVDVVEVTNDNKVSVVWPDQHTSVFDAEWLKKRCFSPAARQAMQEELFINERYYWDSKLRIPTADYQEVLHDDKATLAWLLALRRVGIVYLKGAPVEQGQVARLAERIGYLRLTFYGHTWQVQDKYMANNVAYTSGKLSLHTDYPALHFAPGVQFLHCINQAVEGGESVVVDGFHMAEQLQREDPEAFRALTSLSVDFTDTGTDYCDFMLQSKKCIIDVNAEGRVVRINYNNATRDSVLDLPLHQVQPFYRALKAYVDIMNRPQNVVTYRMEPDQIKLPTSGVTLSK
- the bbox1 gene encoding gamma-butyrobetaine dioxygenase isoform X1 encodes the protein MWLSTFARFTLPALQRSSAMACQALRVCRRPGQAAGPLPSYLTSMQLREQQTLGSASLPLACHSVRHVRTLDEERLMEVEWEDGGHSLYPFTWLRDNCQCPLCTLESAQARKLLMSDLDIHTGVDVVEVTNDNKVSVVWPDQHTSVFDAEWLKKRCFSPAARQAMQEELFINERYYWDSKLRIPTADYQEVLHDDKATLAWLLALRRVGIVYLKGAPVEQGQVARLAERIGYLRLTFYGHTWQVQDKYMANNVAYTSGKLSLHTDYPALHFAPGVQFLHCINQAVEGGESVVVDGFHMAEQLQREDPEAFRALTSLSVDFTDTGTDYCDFMLQSKKCIIDVNAEGRVVRINYNNATRDSVLDLPLHQVQPFYRALKAYVDIMNRPQNVVTYRMEPGDLVTFDNWRLLHGRRSYISRPDRLRHLEGAYLDWDEVMSRLRILRNSVHVDV